One stretch of Streptomyces sp. R21 DNA includes these proteins:
- a CDS encoding DUF3151 domain-containing protein codes for MSLHENLLGGPPPTHLPDDPEPRELLANGTAPADVAAKYPTSSLAWAQLADEAFERGSVVESYAYARTGYHRGLDALRRSGWKGHGPVPWEHEPNRGFLRALHALARAAQSIGEQEEYERCSQFLKDSSPAAAQTLG; via the coding sequence ATGAGCCTTCACGAGAACCTTCTCGGGGGACCGCCCCCGACCCATCTGCCCGACGATCCGGAGCCGCGCGAGCTCCTCGCGAACGGCACGGCCCCCGCCGACGTCGCCGCGAAGTACCCCACCTCCTCGCTCGCCTGGGCCCAGCTCGCCGACGAGGCGTTCGAGCGGGGCAGCGTCGTCGAGTCGTACGCCTACGCGCGTACCGGTTACCACCGCGGCCTGGACGCCCTGCGCCGCAGCGGCTGGAAGGGCCACGGCCCGGTGCCCTGGGAGCACGAGCCCAACCGCGGCTTCCTGCGCGCCCTGCACGCCCTCGCCCGCGCCGCGCAGTCGATCGGCGAGCAGGAGGAGTACGAGCGCTGCAGCCAGTTCCTGAAGGACTCCTCGCCGGCCGCGGCCCAGACGCTGGGCTAG
- the kynU gene encoding kynureninase produces the protein MSELAGRAEKLDAADELAALRAEFVLDDVVYLDGNSLGALPTGVPGRVEDVVRRQWGELRIRSWDESGWWTAPERIGDRIAPLVGAAPGQIVVGDSTSVNVFKAVVAAVRMARLSGTGEAALRDEVVVDATTFPTDGYIAESAARLTGCTLRPVLPAEVPGVLGPRTAAVLLNHVDYRTGRLHDLPSLTAAVHAAGAVVVWDLCHSAGALPVGLDEHGVDLAVGCTYKYLNGGPGSPAYLYVRHDLQDRFDSPLPGWNSHAEPFGMRPDYEPAPGALRGRVGTPDILSMLALEAALEVWDDVAIESVRTKSLALTDFFLECVSEYVPEGRVESLTPSAHAERGSQVALRCPDAGEVMQRLIARGVVGDFRHPDVLRFGFTPLYVGFGDVERAARVLAEVLG, from the coding sequence ATGTCTGAGTTGGCGGGCAGGGCGGAGAAGCTGGACGCCGCCGACGAACTGGCCGCGCTGCGCGCCGAGTTCGTCCTCGATGACGTGGTCTATCTGGACGGGAACTCGCTCGGCGCGCTGCCGACGGGCGTCCCCGGGCGCGTGGAGGACGTCGTCCGCCGCCAGTGGGGCGAACTGCGCATCCGTTCCTGGGACGAGAGCGGCTGGTGGACGGCGCCCGAGCGCATCGGCGACCGGATCGCGCCGCTGGTGGGTGCCGCGCCCGGCCAGATCGTGGTCGGCGACTCCACAAGTGTCAACGTTTTCAAGGCGGTTGTGGCGGCGGTACGGATGGCTCGGCTGTCCGGAACCGGGGAGGCGGCCCTCCGGGACGAGGTGGTCGTCGATGCGACGACGTTCCCGACGGACGGCTACATCGCCGAGTCGGCGGCGCGCCTGACCGGCTGCACGCTCCGTCCCGTCCTGCCGGCCGAGGTCCCCGGTGTCCTGGGCCCCCGCACGGCGGCGGTCCTGCTCAACCACGTCGACTACCGCACCGGCCGGCTGCACGACCTGCCGTCCCTCACGGCCGCCGTGCACGCGGCGGGCGCGGTGGTGGTCTGGGACCTGTGCCACAGCGCGGGCGCCCTGCCGGTCGGCCTGGACGAGCACGGGGTGGACCTCGCGGTCGGCTGCACCTACAAGTACCTGAACGGCGGCCCGGGTTCACCGGCGTACCTGTACGTACGCCACGACCTCCAGGACCGCTTCGACTCCCCGCTCCCCGGCTGGAACTCGCACGCCGAGCCCTTCGGCATGCGCCCGGACTACGAACCCGCGCCGGGCGCGCTGCGGGGCCGCGTGGGTACGCCGGACATCCTCTCCATGCTCGCCCTGGAGGCGGCCCTGGAGGTCTGGGACGACGTCGCGATCGAGTCGGTGCGCACCAAGTCCCTCGCCCTAACGGACTTCTTCCTGGAGTGCGTGTCGGAGTACGTCCCCGAGGGCCGGGTCGAATCCCTCACCCCCTCCGCCCACGCGGAACGCGGCAGCCAGGTGGCCCTGCGCTGCCCCGACGCGGGCGAGGTGATGCAACGCCTCATCGCCCGAGGAGTGGTCGGCGACTTCCGCCACCCGGATGTACTCCGCTTCGGCTTCACTCCGTTGTACGTGGGCTTCGGGGATGTGGAGCGGGCGGCTCGGGTGCTGGCGGAGGTGTTGGGGTAA
- a CDS encoding alpha/beta hydrolase, with the protein MPDDAAAREEATPDATATHGDGEAGEHRDAGAREAAARDAEEQASAFSHPPVDPDVTAAYGDHPDQVIDFYAPREPDPSVPAPLVVVLHGGAWRAPYDRRHITPFADFLARRGFAVANVEYRRGPAIPAQGSPSLAQGSGAGPLAGRWPDTFDDVAAALDALPGLVGELLPGADARRTVVTGHSAGGHLALWAAARHVLPADAPWRTDRPAPLRGVVALAPIADFRVAEQLDVCGGASRQLLGGESRFEERLPYADPAFLLPTGIATTLVQGRIDIVVPEAVAEAYADAAAKSGEVVGLTLLEDVGHFPLIDPAADACAVVAEEIAQLAW; encoded by the coding sequence ATGCCGGACGACGCCGCAGCCCGCGAGGAAGCCACCCCGGACGCCACCGCCACGCACGGCGACGGCGAGGCCGGCGAGCACCGGGACGCCGGGGCCCGCGAGGCCGCCGCCCGTGACGCCGAGGAACAGGCGTCGGCCTTCTCGCATCCGCCCGTCGACCCCGACGTCACCGCCGCGTACGGCGACCACCCCGACCAGGTGATCGACTTCTACGCCCCGCGCGAGCCCGACCCCTCGGTCCCCGCGCCGCTCGTCGTCGTCCTGCACGGCGGCGCCTGGCGTGCGCCGTACGACCGTCGGCACATCACCCCGTTCGCGGACTTCCTGGCCCGCCGCGGCTTCGCCGTGGCCAACGTCGAGTACCGCCGAGGCCCCGCGATCCCCGCGCAGGGCAGCCCGTCCCTCGCGCAGGGCAGCGGCGCGGGGCCGCTCGCGGGCCGCTGGCCGGACACGTTCGACGACGTCGCGGCCGCGCTCGACGCGCTGCCCGGCCTCGTGGGCGAGCTGCTGCCGGGGGCCGACGCCCGGCGCACAGTGGTCACCGGGCACTCCGCGGGCGGCCACCTGGCCCTGTGGGCCGCCGCCCGGCACGTACTGCCCGCCGACGCGCCCTGGCGCACCGACCGCCCCGCCCCGCTGCGCGGCGTCGTCGCGCTCGCCCCGATCGCCGACTTCCGGGTCGCCGAGCAGCTGGACGTGTGCGGCGGAGCGTCTCGCCAACTCCTGGGCGGGGAAAGCAGGTTCGAGGAGCGCCTGCCGTACGCCGACCCGGCGTTCCTGCTGCCCACCGGCATCGCCACGACCCTTGTGCAGGGCCGCATCGACATCGTGGTCCCGGAGGCGGTCGCCGAGGCGTACGCCGACGCGGCGGCGAAGTCCGGCGAGGTGGTCGGCCTGACGCTCCTGGAGGACGTCGGCCACTTCCCGCTGATCGACCCGGCGGCCGACGCGTGCGCGGTGGTGGCGGAGGAGATCGCGCAGCTGGCCTGGTAG
- a CDS encoding TetR/AcrR family transcriptional regulator: protein MSAEPGTVRPGGRTARVRAAVLRAAGDVLAEQGFAHLDLADVARRAEVGKTTVYRRWGSVTGLVADLLSDMAEQSLPRTDTGSVLGDLRANAALVRRTLADPRQGALFRAVIAAAGGDGRTAEALRRFYEVRVAEWAPCVEQGVARGELPPGTDAFEVVRAVSAPLYYGLLTAGVVPDAAAADRAAEAAVAAAVAGVFVVSR, encoded by the coding sequence ATGTCCGCCGAGCCCGGCACCGTCCGTCCCGGAGGGCGTACCGCCCGTGTCCGCGCGGCCGTCCTGCGCGCCGCCGGGGACGTGCTCGCCGAGCAGGGGTTCGCCCATCTCGATCTCGCCGATGTCGCGCGGCGGGCGGAGGTCGGGAAGACCACCGTGTACCGGCGGTGGGGGTCGGTGACGGGGCTGGTCGCCGACCTGCTGAGCGATATGGCCGAGCAGTCGCTGCCCCGCACCGATACCGGGTCCGTGCTGGGGGACCTGCGGGCCAACGCCGCGTTGGTGCGGCGGACGCTTGCTGATCCTCGGCAAGGTGCCTTGTTCCGGGCGGTGATCGCCGCGGCGGGAGGGGACGGTCGTACGGCGGAGGCGTTGCGGCGGTTCTATGAGGTGCGGGTCGCCGAGTGGGCGCCGTGTGTCGAGCAGGGGGTTGCCCGGGGGGAGTTGCCCCCCGGGACGGACGCCTTTGAGGTCGTACGGGCTGTGTCGGCGCCGTTGTACTACGGGTTGCTCACCGCGGGGGTGGTGCCGGATGCTGCTGCGGCTGACCGGGCGGCGGAGGCTGCGGTTGCCGCGGCCGTGGCTGGAGTGTTCGTCGTTTCCCGGTGA
- the pyrE gene encoding orotate phosphoribosyltransferase: protein MSDDVRGALLQQIKDKAVVHGKVTLSSGLEADYYVDLRRITLDGEAAPLVGQVLLDLTADLDFDAVGGLTMGADPVAASMLHAAAARGRKLDAFVVRKAAKAHGLQRRVEGPEISGRRVLVVEDTSTTGGSPLTAVEAVREAGAEVVGVATIVDRATGAAEKIEQGAGVPYVFAYSKDELGLD, encoded by the coding sequence ATGAGTGATGACGTACGCGGAGCACTGCTGCAGCAGATCAAGGACAAGGCCGTGGTGCACGGCAAGGTGACCCTGTCGTCGGGTCTCGAGGCGGACTACTACGTCGACCTGCGCCGCATCACCCTCGACGGCGAGGCCGCGCCGCTGGTCGGCCAGGTGCTGCTCGACCTGACCGCGGACCTCGACTTCGACGCGGTGGGCGGCCTGACGATGGGCGCCGACCCGGTCGCCGCGTCGATGCTGCACGCGGCCGCCGCCCGCGGCCGGAAGCTGGACGCCTTCGTCGTACGGAAGGCCGCGAAGGCGCACGGGCTGCAGCGACGCGTGGAGGGCCCCGAGATCAGCGGCCGCCGCGTGCTGGTCGTCGAGGACACCTCCACCACGGGAGGTTCCCCGCTGACCGCGGTGGAGGCGGTGCGCGAGGCGGGCGCGGAGGTGGTCGGCGTCGCGACGATCGTCGACCGGGCGACCGGCGCCGCGGAGAAGATCGAGCAGGGCGCGGGCGTCCCGTACGTCTTCGCGTACTCCAAGGACGAGCTGGGCCTGGACTGA
- the fbaA gene encoding class II fructose-bisphosphate aldolase gives MPIATPEVYNEMLDRAKAGKFAYPAINVTSSQTLHAALRGFAEAESDGIIQISTGGAEFLGGQHKKEMVIGAVALAEFAHIVAAKYDITVALHTDHCPKDKLDGYVRPLLDISAERVAKGENPLFQSHMWDGSAETLADNLAIGQELLAKAAAAKIILEVEITPTGGEEDGVSHEINDSLYTTVDDALRTAEALGLGEKGRYLLAASFGNVHGVYKPGNVVLRPELLKQLNEGVAAKYGRPAGSQPFDFVFHGGSGSTAEEIATALENGVVKMNLDTDTQYAFTRPVADHMLKNYDGVLKVDGEVGTKSKYDPRTWGKLAEASMAARVAEACGALRSTGTKLK, from the coding sequence ATGCCCATCGCAACCCCCGAGGTCTACAACGAGATGCTCGACCGGGCGAAGGCAGGCAAGTTCGCCTACCCGGCCATCAACGTGACCTCGTCCCAGACCCTGCACGCTGCGCTGCGCGGCTTCGCGGAGGCGGAGAGCGACGGCATCATCCAGATCTCCACGGGTGGCGCCGAGTTCCTGGGCGGCCAGCACAAGAAGGAGATGGTGATCGGCGCGGTCGCGCTCGCCGAGTTCGCGCACATCGTCGCCGCCAAGTACGACATCACGGTCGCGCTGCACACGGACCACTGCCCCAAGGACAAGCTGGACGGCTACGTACGTCCGCTGCTCGACATCTCCGCCGAGCGCGTCGCCAAGGGCGAGAACCCGCTGTTCCAGTCGCACATGTGGGACGGCTCCGCCGAGACCCTCGCCGACAACCTGGCCATCGGCCAGGAGCTGCTCGCGAAGGCCGCCGCCGCGAAGATCATCCTCGAGGTCGAGATCACCCCGACCGGCGGCGAGGAGGACGGTGTCTCGCACGAGATCAACGACTCCCTCTACACCACGGTCGACGACGCGCTGCGCACCGCCGAGGCGCTCGGCCTGGGCGAGAAGGGCCGCTACCTGCTCGCCGCGTCCTTCGGCAACGTGCACGGCGTGTACAAGCCGGGCAACGTCGTGCTGCGCCCCGAGCTCCTGAAGCAGCTGAACGAGGGCGTCGCCGCGAAGTACGGCCGGCCGGCCGGTTCGCAGCCGTTCGACTTCGTCTTCCACGGCGGCTCCGGCTCCACGGCCGAGGAGATCGCCACGGCGCTGGAGAACGGCGTCGTGAAGATGAACCTCGACACCGACACGCAGTACGCCTTCACGCGTCCGGTCGCGGACCACATGCTCAAGAACTACGACGGCGTCCTGAAGGTCGACGGCGAGGTCGGCACCAAGTCGAAGTACGACCCGCGCACCTGGGGCAAGCTCGCCGAGGCGTCGATGGCGGCCCGCGTCGCCGAGGCGTGCGGCGCGCTGCGCTCCACGGGCACGAAGCTGAAGTAG
- a CDS encoding tryptophan 2,3-dioxygenase family protein, with protein sequence MSQKAQNSDEAQEPETPHLDFHGTTPYEDYVQADVLTHLQHTRSDDPGEMVFLVTTQVMELWFTVIVHEWETAAHALREERVPVAVAALKRSVRELDALNASWRPLAQLTPAQFNSYRSALGEGSGFQSAMYRRMEFLLGDKSASMLVPHRGAPRVHAELEKALHEPSLYDEVLRLLARRGHAVPDAVLRRDVSQRYEPSPEVEAVWTALYAGDENDELARLGEALTDVAELVWRWRNDHLVATRRAMGAKAGTGGSAGVAWLEKRAQKNVFPELWTARSHV encoded by the coding sequence ATGTCCCAAAAGGCTCAGAACTCTGACGAGGCTCAGGAGCCCGAGACCCCGCATCTCGACTTCCACGGAACGACGCCGTACGAGGACTACGTACAGGCGGACGTCCTCACCCACCTCCAGCACACCCGCTCCGACGACCCCGGAGAGATGGTCTTCCTGGTCACCACCCAGGTCATGGAGCTGTGGTTCACCGTCATCGTCCACGAGTGGGAGACCGCCGCGCATGCCCTCCGCGAGGAGCGGGTGCCGGTCGCGGTGGCGGCCCTGAAGCGTTCGGTACGTGAGCTGGACGCGCTGAACGCCTCCTGGAGGCCGCTGGCGCAGCTCACCCCGGCCCAGTTCAACTCCTACCGCTCCGCCCTCGGCGAGGGCTCCGGCTTCCAGTCCGCGATGTACCGCCGCATGGAGTTCCTGCTCGGCGACAAGTCCGCGTCCATGCTGGTCCCGCACCGCGGTGCGCCGCGCGTCCACGCCGAGCTGGAGAAGGCACTGCACGAGCCGAGCCTCTACGACGAGGTCCTGCGGCTGCTCGCGCGGCGCGGCCACGCCGTCCCGGACGCCGTACTGCGGCGCGACGTGTCACAGCGCTACGAGCCGTCCCCTGAGGTGGAGGCGGTGTGGACCGCCCTCTACGCGGGCGACGAGAACGACGAACTCGCCCGCCTCGGCGAGGCGTTGACGGACGTCGCCGAGTTGGTGTGGCGCTGGCGCAACGACCATCTCGTCGCCACCCGGCGCGCGATGGGCGCGAAGGCGGGCACGGGCGGCTCCGCCGGAGTGGCCTGGCTGGAGAAGCGCGCGCAGAAGAACGTGTTCCCCGAGCTGTGGACGGCGAGGTCCCATGTCTGA
- a CDS encoding sensor histidine kinase produces MSRPRRLRRLPHVVICIAALGVALAGGDALGSDYRLGVQLAVSAGIVQGAAMILALRRPLPAWWLSLACTVVAAQGARSHMPMMVPPGPNWPWSMTAIIAHAVVLFLVALRVPTRVAAEALAGTALTTYVLQGVLGGALYKSTGVFALVVFAAVVLLGTALRGRREARTELVQQTSLTAEERARRTLLEERNRIARELHDVVAHHMSVISIQAQVAPHLVDDPSEELKENLAGIRHNALEALTELRRVLGVLRSENPDDPYGLGAGTGAAPHAPQPTLDRLDALVENTRAAGLDVYTEITGEELPLAPGVELSAYRIIQEALSNALRHAPGSIVRVELTHFARGLQVRVINSRPERAAPPSPGAGHGLLGMRERAAMLGGTLVTSETSHGGFVVAAFLPRNGVATPHGGSAEDNSTGPGEENR; encoded by the coding sequence ATGTCCCGGCCGCGTCGGCTGCGCAGGCTGCCGCACGTGGTGATCTGCATCGCGGCGCTCGGCGTCGCGCTCGCGGGCGGGGACGCATTGGGCAGCGACTACCGGCTGGGCGTCCAACTGGCCGTGTCGGCAGGGATCGTGCAGGGCGCGGCCATGATCCTCGCGCTGCGGCGGCCCCTGCCGGCGTGGTGGCTGTCGCTGGCCTGCACCGTCGTGGCGGCCCAGGGCGCGCGCTCGCACATGCCGATGATGGTGCCCCCAGGCCCCAACTGGCCGTGGAGCATGACCGCGATCATCGCGCACGCGGTCGTGCTGTTCCTCGTCGCGTTGCGGGTGCCCACGCGCGTGGCCGCCGAGGCGCTGGCCGGAACCGCGCTGACGACGTACGTCCTGCAGGGGGTCCTGGGCGGTGCTCTGTACAAGTCGACGGGTGTCTTCGCACTCGTCGTCTTCGCGGCCGTCGTCCTCCTCGGCACCGCCCTCCGCGGCCGCCGCGAGGCCCGCACCGAGCTTGTCCAGCAGACCTCGCTGACCGCCGAGGAGCGTGCCCGGCGCACGCTCCTGGAGGAGCGCAACCGTATCGCCCGTGAGCTGCACGACGTGGTCGCGCACCACATGTCGGTCATCTCCATCCAGGCCCAGGTCGCCCCGCACCTGGTCGACGACCCGTCCGAGGAGCTGAAGGAGAACCTGGCGGGCATCCGGCACAACGCGCTGGAGGCGCTGACCGAGCTGCGCCGCGTCCTCGGCGTCCTGCGCTCCGAGAACCCCGACGATCCGTACGGTCTCGGGGCCGGTACCGGCGCCGCCCCGCACGCCCCGCAGCCCACGCTCGACCGCCTCGACGCCCTCGTGGAGAACACCCGCGCTGCCGGGCTCGACGTGTACACCGAGATCACCGGCGAGGAGTTGCCGCTCGCGCCCGGCGTGGAGCTGTCGGCGTACCGGATCATCCAGGAGGCGCTGAGCAACGCCCTGCGGCATGCGCCCGGTTCCATCGTCCGGGTGGAGCTGACGCACTTCGCGCGCGGGCTTCAGGTGCGGGTCATCAACTCCAGACCCGAGCGGGCCGCCCCGCCCTCCCCGGGCGCGGGGCACGGCCTGCTCGGCATGCGGGAGCGCGCCGCGATGCTCGGTGGCACCCTCGTGACGTCCGAGACGTCGCACGGCGGCTTCGTGGTGGCGGCCTTCCTGCCGCGCAACGGAGTCGCCACCCCCCACGGCGGCTCCGCCGAGGACAACTCCACAGGTCCAGGAGAAGAGAACCGATGA
- a CDS encoding MFS transporter: MAAPPQENPAVPAVRIASGTGKWILLTTVLGSSMAMLDSTVVNVALPRIGRDLDADLTALQWTVNAYMVTLAGLILLGGALGDHFGRRKIFVIGVVWFAAASLLCGLAPTSGVLVAARALQGVGGALLTPGSLALIQASFHPDDRARAVGLWSGFGGIGAAVGPFLGGWLVDGPGWRWVFLLNVPVALLCAPIAVRHVPESADGRTHGRFDVLGAALGALSLALVTYALIEAHGGSVLVVVSAVAGVAAGVAFVSVERRRPDPMMPPDIFASRQFTVVNLVTLCVYAAFAGFFFLSALQLQVVAGYSALGAGTALLPTTALMLLFSARSGALAQRIGPRIPLTVGPLLCAAGMLLMLRVGPDASYVADVLPALLVLGLGMVTLVAPLTATVLASVDVGRAGLASGINNAAARAAGLVAVAALPLLVGMGPEAYRVPEQFDDAFRRAMPLCAAVLTVGAVLAFATVRRPAPDCRRPECRTHGCVTAPPLEPERTAGALDAGQV, encoded by the coding sequence ATGGCTGCCCCTCCGCAGGAGAACCCGGCCGTACCGGCCGTAAGAATCGCGAGCGGCACGGGAAAGTGGATCCTGCTGACCACCGTGCTCGGCTCCAGCATGGCGATGCTGGACTCGACGGTCGTCAACGTCGCGCTGCCGCGCATCGGCCGCGATCTGGACGCGGACCTCACGGCCCTGCAGTGGACCGTGAACGCGTACATGGTGACCCTGGCCGGCCTGATCCTGCTGGGCGGTGCGCTCGGGGACCACTTCGGGCGCCGGAAGATCTTCGTCATCGGTGTGGTGTGGTTCGCCGCGGCGTCGCTGCTGTGCGGGCTCGCGCCCACCTCGGGCGTACTGGTGGCGGCCCGTGCCCTGCAGGGCGTCGGCGGGGCGCTGCTCACGCCGGGCTCGCTCGCGCTGATCCAGGCGTCCTTCCACCCGGACGACCGGGCCAGGGCGGTCGGCCTGTGGTCGGGGTTCGGCGGCATCGGCGCGGCGGTCGGCCCGTTCCTGGGCGGCTGGCTGGTGGACGGCCCCGGCTGGCGCTGGGTCTTCCTGCTGAACGTCCCGGTGGCGCTGCTCTGCGCCCCCATCGCCGTACGGCATGTTCCGGAGTCGGCGGACGGCCGTACGCACGGCCGTTTCGACGTGCTCGGCGCGGCCCTCGGGGCGCTCTCCCTCGCCCTGGTGACGTATGCGCTGATCGAGGCGCACGGCGGCTCCGTGCTGGTGGTCGTGTCGGCGGTCGCGGGCGTGGCGGCGGGTGTCGCGTTCGTGTCCGTGGAGCGGCGGCGGCCCGACCCGATGATGCCGCCGGACATCTTCGCCTCGCGCCAGTTCACGGTGGTCAATCTGGTGACCCTGTGCGTGTACGCGGCGTTCGCGGGCTTCTTCTTCCTCTCCGCGCTGCAACTCCAGGTGGTGGCCGGCTACTCGGCCCTCGGCGCCGGTACGGCGCTGCTGCCGACGACCGCCCTGATGCTGCTGTTCTCCGCCCGCTCGGGTGCCCTCGCCCAGCGCATCGGTCCGCGTATCCCGCTGACCGTGGGCCCGCTGCTGTGCGCGGCCGGGATGCTGCTGATGCTGCGGGTCGGGCCGGACGCCTCCTACGTCGCCGACGTGCTGCCCGCGCTGCTGGTGCTGGGGCTCGGCATGGTGACCCTGGTGGCGCCGCTGACCGCGACGGTGCTCGCGTCCGTGGACGTGGGGCGGGCGGGGCTGGCCAGCGGCATCAACAACGCGGCGGCCCGCGCGGCCGGGCTGGTCGCCGTGGCCGCGCTGCCGCTGCTGGTGGGGATGGGCCCGGAGGCGTACCGCGTGCCGGAGCAGTTCGACGACGCGTTCCGGCGAGCGATGCCGCTGTGCGCGGCCGTGCTCACGGTGGGCGCGGTGCTCGCCTTCGCGACCGTACGGCGTCCGGCGCCGGACTGCCGGCGCCCCGAGTGCCGTACGCACGGCTGTGTCACCGCGCCGCCGCTGGAGCCGGAGCGGACGGCCGGGGCCTTGGACGCCGGTCAGGTCTAG
- a CDS encoding acyltransferase produces MDAATPAERDRAVDALRAFAILGVVLGHWLVTALVADGGALHTASPLQHMPWLAPISWLFQTLAVFFLVGGHVATKSYASARTRGTTYGQWLGSRLARLFRPVAVVLALWTVIAAGLLASGTGFETVHALAKLALSPLWFLLVFAALTAATPLLTRLNPLWPLAVVLHVDLLRIGFGGPAWLGWVNVAAGWMVPYTLGAAWTRGELDRRRAGWVLFGLGTAATAGLVAWAGYPASMVGVPGAAVSNLNPPTLAAVTFGLAQCGLALLLREPLRRVMRRPAAWAAVALANLSAMTIFLWHQTGMMAVTALGLLAGRLPGLHTTPDDLGWVLARLLWLPAFALALTVCWAAFRSYEQSVSRRAARPSRVVLVHRRPARSGTKAARRA; encoded by the coding sequence ATGGATGCCGCGACCCCGGCGGAGCGCGACCGCGCCGTCGACGCCCTGCGCGCCTTCGCGATCCTCGGCGTGGTGCTCGGCCACTGGCTGGTGACGGCCCTGGTCGCGGACGGCGGTGCCCTGCACACGGCGAGCCCGCTCCAGCACATGCCATGGCTGGCCCCCATCTCCTGGCTCTTCCAGACGCTCGCCGTGTTCTTCCTGGTGGGCGGTCATGTGGCGACGAAGAGCTACGCGTCGGCGCGGACGCGCGGCACTACGTACGGGCAGTGGCTGGGCAGCCGCCTGGCCCGGCTCTTCCGGCCGGTGGCCGTCGTGCTCGCCCTGTGGACGGTGATCGCGGCCGGGCTGCTCGCGTCGGGCACGGGTTTCGAGACGGTCCACGCGCTGGCGAAGCTCGCGCTGTCCCCGCTGTGGTTCCTGCTGGTCTTCGCCGCGCTGACGGCGGCGACCCCGCTCCTGACCCGGCTCAACCCGCTGTGGCCGCTGGCCGTCGTCCTCCATGTGGACCTCCTGCGCATCGGCTTCGGCGGCCCGGCGTGGCTCGGCTGGGTGAACGTCGCGGCGGGCTGGATGGTGCCGTACACCCTGGGTGCGGCCTGGACACGCGGCGAGCTGGACCGGCGTCGTGCGGGCTGGGTGCTGTTCGGCCTCGGCACGGCGGCGACGGCGGGGCTGGTGGCATGGGCGGGTTACCCGGCGTCGATGGTCGGTGTCCCGGGCGCCGCGGTCTCCAACCTCAACCCGCCGACGCTGGCCGCCGTCACCTTCGGCCTGGCCCAGTGCGGCCTGGCCCTGCTGCTGCGCGAGCCGCTGCGCCGGGTGATGCGGCGCCCCGCGGCCTGGGCGGCGGTGGCCCTCGCCAACCTCTCGGCGATGACGATATTCCTGTGGCACCAGACGGGAATGATGGCGGTCACCGCCCTGGGCCTCCTCGCCGGCCGCCTCCCTGGCCTGCACACCACCCCGGACGACCTGGGCTGGGTGCTGGCCCGGCTCCTCTGGCTCCCCGCGTTCGCCCTCGCCCTGACGGTCTGCTGGGCGGCCTTTCGCTCCTACGAACAGTCCGTCAGCCGCCGCGCCGCCCGCCCTTCGCGCGTGGTCCTCGTCCACCGCCGGCCCGCCCGATCGGGGACGAAGGCGGCACGGCGTGCCTAG
- a CDS encoding alpha/beta hydrolase has translation MGIQARSNANATTAANATAPGEPVAGAVAGGRSRRSLLRRKRGKQAARRTAGRTGRLRRALLAALVVGAVVVPVSAAARPRIPAPAPAVLAPVTASTLEGAYAANRANAAEAARMAAAHGDRSRAAADRAMAVPSRHFLSFDGRDAGQAVEVLGDLAHADRVAVLVPGSDTSLDTYNRFRAGALALHHRLGAHTAVVAWLGYETPGTVSTTVLTAGRAEDAAPRLRAFVRELRGVVGQSAHISLLCHSYGTVVCGRAAHGLDVDDIALVGSPGTGADSAAALHTSARVWAARGADDWVADVPHVRAEVFGTTVGFGTDPVSRDFGARVFAAGDGGHSDYFTPGSVSLDNLARITLGDTSEVTHA, from the coding sequence ATGGGGATCCAGGCGAGGTCGAACGCGAACGCGACGACTGCCGCGAACGCGACGGCGCCCGGGGAACCGGTGGCGGGCGCGGTGGCGGGCGGCCGCTCGCGCAGAAGTCTCCTGAGGCGGAAGCGGGGGAAGCAGGCGGCACGGCGCACCGCGGGCCGCACCGGCCGACTGCGCCGCGCCCTTCTCGCCGCCCTGGTCGTCGGTGCCGTGGTCGTGCCCGTGTCCGCCGCCGCCCGGCCCCGGATACCCGCCCCGGCCCCCGCGGTCCTCGCACCGGTGACGGCGTCGACGCTGGAGGGGGCATACGCGGCGAACCGTGCGAACGCCGCGGAGGCGGCCCGCATGGCCGCGGCCCACGGCGACCGCAGCCGCGCCGCGGCCGACCGTGCCATGGCCGTCCCCTCCCGGCACTTCCTCTCCTTCGACGGCCGGGACGCGGGCCAGGCGGTCGAGGTCCTCGGCGACCTCGCGCACGCCGACCGGGTCGCCGTGCTCGTCCCGGGTTCCGACACCAGCCTGGACACCTACAACCGCTTCCGCGCGGGCGCCCTCGCCCTGCACCACCGGCTCGGCGCGCACACGGCGGTCGTCGCCTGGCTCGGGTACGAGACGCCGGGCACCGTGAGCACCACGGTCCTGACAGCGGGGCGTGCCGAGGACGCGGCCCCGCGGCTGCGGGCCTTCGTACGCGAACTGCGGGGCGTGGTGGGGCAGTCGGCGCACATATCCCTGCTGTGCCACTCGTACGGCACGGTGGTCTGCGGCCGTGCGGCGCACGGCCTGGACGTGGACGACATCGCCCTCGTCGGCAGCCCGGGTACTGGCGCGGACTCGGCGGCGGCCCTGCACACCTCCGCCCGCGTCTGGGCGGCCCGAGGCGCCGACGACTGGGTGGCGGACGTCCCGCACGTACGCGCCGAAGTCTTCGGCACGACCGTCGGTTTCGGCACCGACCCGGTCTCCCGGGACTTCGGCGCCCGCGTCTTCGCGGCCGGCGACGGCGGCCACAGCGACTACTTCACCCCGGGCTCGGTGTCCCTCGACAACCTCGCCCGGATCACCCTCGGCGACACCTCGGAGGTGACCCATGCGTAG